In Deltaproteobacteria bacterium, the genomic window CCCTGCGGCTTCGGCTGGGGCCGCTCCTTCGGCGGTTCCTTCTTCGGCTCCGGCTTCTTGCCGTCGGGCTGATCCTTCTTCGGTTCGGGCTTCTGCTGCTTCTGCGGGTCCTGGTCCTTGCCTTGCTGCTTTTGCTTGTCTTGCTGGTCTTGTTGCTTTTTCTGGTCTTCTGGCTTTTTCTGGTCCTGCTTCTTCTTCTCCTCGTCCTTCTTCTTCTGCTCTTCCTTCTTCTTCTCGTCCTGGATCCGCCGGAGCGCGAGCTCCAGGTTCCACTTGGCGGCGTCGTGCCGGGGCCGCAGGGCCAGCGTCCGCCGGTAGGCCTCCACCGCCTCCTTGTACTTCTTCAGCTGGAAGAGCGCGTTGCCGAGGCCGTAGAAGCTCCTCGCCCTCAGGTCCACGTTCCCCGTCGCCGCTCCCTGCGTCAGCGCTTGCCGCGCCTCCTCGTGTCGGCCGAGCTGGTAGAGGGCGAGGCCCCGGTTGTAGTGCACCCCCGCCTCGTCGGGCAGCTGGCGCGCGGCCTGGCCGTACTGCTCGAGCGCCTCCTTGGCCTTCCCGGCGCCGAGCTGCGCGTTCCCCTCCTCCACGGCAGAGTTGGTGGTGCGGAAGGGCTCCCACGCCGCGAGCCACGGTACACAGGCGAGAAGCAGGACCCTCGCACGGGTCGAGAGCGACGGTCGCGCCTTCATGCGTGCACCTCGGGGGCCGTAACGCGCCGGCGGCGGTCCGAGAGCAGGAGCTCCAGAATCAGGCAGAGCAGCGCGGGGAAGAGGAACCACGGATACACCTCGTCGTAGTGCTTCACCAGCCGGGACTTGATCTCCGAGCGGGTCAGCTTCTCCAGCTCGGCGAGAATCGGCTCCACCGCGAAGTGCCGCGGGTCCATCTCGATGTACCGCCCGCGCGTGTGCTTGGCCACCTCGGCGAGCGTCCGGTCCTCGAGCCGCGAGGTCACGGGGCGCCCCCCCGGCCCTTGCAGGTAGCCCGAGATCGTCCCGTCCTCGTTGAGCTGCGGGATCGGCTCCCCCGAGCGGGACCCGATCCCCACCGTATAGACTCGGATCCCGAGGCGGCCCGCCTCCTTCGCGGCCTCGAGCGGCTCGCTCTCGTGGTCCTCTCCGTCGGTGAGGAGCAGGATCACCTGCGAGCGCGGCGGCCCCTTGCCCCGCACCGCGGTGAGCAGGCGCGTGCCGGCCACGATGGCCTTGCCTATCGCCGTCCCGCCCACCGGCATGTCGAGCGGGGTCATGTCCCGCCAGAAGAGCTTGGCCGCGGCGTAGTCGGTGGTCAGCGGGTAGCTCAGCGTCTCCCCGGCGAAGGCCACGAGCCCGAGGCGGTCCCCCTTCAGCCCGTCGATGAGGCGCACGAGCTCGGCCTTCGCGCGCTCGATGCGGCTCGGATAGGCGTCGCGCGCCAGCATGCTCTTCGAGAAGTCGAGCGCCACCACGAGGTCGATGCCGACCGCCGGCGCCAGGCTCGTGCGCTCCCCCGCCTGCGGCCGCGCGAGCGTCAGGATGACCAGCCCCAGGCCGAGGACCAGCAGGATCGCCTTCGCGAGCCTCCGTCCGGGGCTGACCGAGGCCGCGAGCCGCGCCACCTGGGCCAGGTTCCCCAGGCTCGCCAGCGTCCGCCGCCGCCAGCCGTAGCGGAGCGCGAGCCCCACGATGAGGGCGGGCAGAAGCGCGAGAAGCCAGAGCAGCTCGGGGTTCGCGAAGCGCATGGGGCCTCAGGGAAAGCGCCGCAGGCGCGTGAGCACGAGCAGCGCCTCGAGCAGGAGCAGCCCGAGGCCCGTCGCGGCGAAGGGGCGGTGCGCGTCGGCGTAGACCGCGGCCACCTCCCGGCGCGTGCTCTTGTCCAGCTCGCGCAGGATCTGCTCGAACTTCTCCTCGAGCCCCTGCCGGTCGGTGGCAAGGTAGGCCTTCCCTCCCGTCTGCGCGGCGATCTCCTCGAGGAGCTTCGGGTTGACCGGGAACTGGCGCCCCCCCTGCACCGCCCGCCCGAAGGCGTCGCGCACCACCTGCTCCCCTTGCGCCCCCATCAGGATGGTGAAGACCTTCACCTTCATGGCCTGGGCGTAGCGCGCGGCCTGGCTCGGCGCCACGTTGCCGGCGTTGCTGTCTCCGTCGGTGAGCAGGATGATTACCTTGCTCTTGGCGTCGCTCGCCCGAAGGCGCGCGAGCCCCACCCCGAGCGCGTTGCCGATGGCCGTGGCCGAGCCGTCGATCAGGTCGAAGTGCAGGTCGCCGAGGAGCTCGCGCAGCACGCCGTAGTCGAGGGTGAGTGGGCAGTGCGTGAAGGCCTCGCGCCCGAAGATCACGAGCCCCATGCGGTCCCCGCGCCGCCGCAGGATGAAGTCGTCGAGCACCTTCTTCGCCGCCTCGAGACGATTCGGCACCAGGTCCGTGGCCTCCATGCTCTTCGACAGATCGAGCGCCACCACGATGTCGATCCCTTGCACCTCGACGCGCCCGCCGCGGTCCCGCGTCTGCGGCCGCGCGCACGCGACGACGAGGAGCGCCACGGCCACGAGGCGCAGCACCTGCGGCAAGGCCACGAGCCGGGCGAAGAACCCCTGCCGGAGCCGCGAGAGCGCCGCCGTGCTGGAGTACGCGAGCGCGGCGCGTCCGCGGCTCTTCCAGACGAACTCGGCGAGATAGAGGAGCGGCAGCGCGAGGAGGCCGAGGAGCACGAGCGGGTACTTGAAGGCCACCTGACCGGCGTTCGCGAGATCCCAGACGAGGTACCCCGCCACCGGGAGGCCCACCAACGCGAGCAGGCCCACGGGCCCGGCCGAGCGCCGTCGCACCGCGGACCTCGCCGCGGCGGGGGGTGGAG contains:
- a CDS encoding tetratricopeptide repeat protein produces the protein MKARPSLSTRARVLLLACVPWLAAWEPFRTTNSAVEEGNAQLGAGKAKEALEQYGQAARQLPDEAGVHYNRGLALYQLGRHEEARQALTQGAATGNVDLRARSFYGLGNALFQLKKYKEAVEAYRRTLALRPRHDAAKWNLELALRRIQDEKKKEEQKKKDEEKKKQDQKKPEDQKKQQDQQDKQKQQGKDQDPQKQQKPEPKKDQPDGKKPEPKKEPPKERPQPKPQGGGKGEPKKPEGQPEVDRVLDALDRSDKKLQRNRARMMLPPNYRRPEKDW
- a CDS encoding VWA domain-containing protein produces the protein MRFANPELLWLLALLPALIVGLALRYGWRRRTLASLGNLAQVARLAASVSPGRRLAKAILLVLGLGLVILTLARPQAGERTSLAPAVGIDLVVALDFSKSMLARDAYPSRIERAKAELVRLIDGLKGDRLGLVAFAGETLSYPLTTDYAAAKLFWRDMTPLDMPVGGTAIGKAIVAGTRLLTAVRGKGPPRSQVILLLTDGEDHESEPLEAAKEAGRLGIRVYTVGIGSRSGEPIPQLNEDGTISGYLQGPGGRPVTSRLEDRTLAEVAKHTRGRYIEMDPRHFAVEPILAELEKLTRSEIKSRLVKHYDEVYPWFLFPALLCLILELLLSDRRRRVTAPEVHA
- a CDS encoding VWA domain-containing protein — its product is MRRRSAGPVGLLALVGLPVAGYLVWDLANAGQVAFKYPLVLLGLLALPLLYLAEFVWKSRGRAALAYSSTAALSRLRQGFFARLVALPQVLRLVAVALLVVACARPQTRDRGGRVEVQGIDIVVALDLSKSMEATDLVPNRLEAAKKVLDDFILRRRGDRMGLVIFGREAFTHCPLTLDYGVLRELLGDLHFDLIDGSATAIGNALGVGLARLRASDAKSKVIILLTDGDSNAGNVAPSQAARYAQAMKVKVFTILMGAQGEQVVRDAFGRAVQGGRQFPVNPKLLEEIAAQTGGKAYLATDRQGLEEKFEQILRELDKSTRREVAAVYADAHRPFAATGLGLLLLEALLVLTRLRRFP